Part of the Micromonospora rhizosphaerae genome is shown below.
CTGCGGCGCCTCTCGGTGACGGGTCGGAGCCGAGGCGCCGTTCCCGACATCCTCGCCCGAGCAACTCCGAAAAAGGGGGTCACCGGCCCCGGCGTACCGGCTTGCGGGCGGAGCCGCCGGCGTCGAGGGAGGCCCGGTCGGCGGCCGAGGTGCCGGAAGCCCAGCCCTCGGCGTCGCGGACGGTGAGCCGCTCCCGGGTCACCCCGGGAAAGAGCGAGTCCAGGCGCTCCCGAACCGCGTCCGAACGGGCCGCCAGCACCGGGAGCAGCCGGTCGTTGCCCCGCTCCGCCGCGGCCTCCTGGTTCGCCGCCTCGGTGGCGGCCCGGAGGCGTTCGCCGATCCGCAGCGCGAAGGCGTTCAGGAAGGATTCGTCGTACCCGCGGGTGCGCCGACCGGCGACCTTCGTCCGCCGCTCGCCCCGACCGCGCAGCATGGCGGCGGTGGCCTGCACCAGCAGGGAGGTGTGCAGCAGATCGACCGCCGCCAGGTCCGCGGGGAAGCCGAGCACGGTGGCGAAGCCGAGGTCGTCGGACCAGACCGACTCGCACCGGTTGGCCGCCGCCACCTCCTGCACCAGTAGTGCCTTCGCCGCCGCGTACGGGGCGTCGGTGCTCAGCCGGATGCCGCCCGGCTGGTCGGGCCGCTCGGCTGTCGCGTCGAGCAGCGCCCGGTCGATGCTGTGCCGGGCCATCAGCTCCTGGGCCTTGCCGGTCAACGCCTCCGCCTCCGCCGGGAAGGTGGTCGACTCCGCCTTGGCCAGCAGCGCCCGGACCCGGTCCAGCATCCGGGACCCGGACGCCGGGGCGGTGACCCGCGGGGCGGCGGCCGGACCGCCCGGGGGCGGGCG
Proteins encoded:
- a CDS encoding DUF2786 domain-containing protein, producing MPDAEDLVADALAAARGTDVREAERALDRLVIGAGPAVDAALLARLVRGIGRLWPRGWQPVDLDRIATRRLDPRAARLVGDAVAAQRRDQPGPVPQWFDDQLRELDARWDGDAGWLGRWATREGVDRITALRDAVDALVLVEGLPPIAVLRPPPGGPAAAPRVTAPASGSRMLDRVRALLAKAESTTFPAEAEALTGKAQELMARHSIDRALLDATAERPDQPGGIRLSTDAPYAAAKALLVQEVAAANRCESVWSDDLGFATVLGFPADLAAVDLLHTSLLVQATAAMLRGRGERRTKVAGRRTRGYDESFLNAFALRIGERLRAATEAANQEAAAERGNDRLLPVLAARSDAVRERLDSLFPGVTRERLTVRDAEGWASGTSAADRASLDAGGSARKPVRRGR